Genomic segment of Candidatus Zixiibacteriota bacterium:
ATATTTCATAATTTTTATTGACAAAATTGACTTATGTCTATAAACTTAATAGATTTTAAAAAAATCCTTTTCAAAGGAAAAGGAGGGATTATGATAATTCCTAAAAAGGAGACTGATGCTTAGCCTTTTGAAAAATACAGTATTGATTGGTAAAGAGGAATATCGTTTGAATTCTGCGGAAATTCATTATTTCAGAGTGAGTAAGAAATACTGGTCAGTTTGCTTTGAAAGAATTAAAAAGGCAGGATTCAAAATCATCTCAACCCCGATCCCCTGGAACCTGCACGAGATCTCAACTGGGGAATTTGACTTTAACGGGGAAACTGATAGCCGGACGGATTTAGCGGTCTTCCTGGAGCTGGCAAGGGAGTTCGGCTTTAAAGTCATATTAAAGATTGGGCCTTACATAGGAGCAGAATGGGAAAATGGCGGCTACCCTGACTTTGTACTGAAGAATCAAGATCTCTTAGCAAAAGACCCTCAAGGGAATGTAGTGTCTATATCTGAACTGAAGGAATTTCCAAAGATAGCTTTACCTTCTTTTGGTCATCCTTCCTTTAAGAATCATTACAAAAGATATATTAACGCCCTGAATGAAGTATTAAAACATTACATCTATCCAAAGGGACCGGTGATCGTGATCCAGTTAGGAAGAAAGACCAGTTTGAACTTTTTCGCTGATCCCTTTCAGCTTGATTATAACTCCTATATAATCCAATCCCGTTATCCGGCTTTTCTAAAAGAAAAATACAAAGAGATAAAAAAACTTAAATCCGCTTATCAAATTAAATCAAAAAACTATGAAGAGGTTCAACCTCCAAAATATCCGGAAATAAAAAAACCTGCGGAGCTATTAAGATCTCTGGACTGGATTGATTTCAAAAGAGGCTTGATTTCGGATTACCTTCTGAATCTAAAAGAAATAATAACCTCTTCCCAGGTATCTCCCATCTTCTTCACTGATATTTTCTGGGAAGATGGCTTATCCTCGTCTTCAGAATGGCCCTCCCTGCAGAAAGAAAACATTTTTGGAGGGGTGGAGGTAGACTGGTTTAAGGATTATGCTGAATACTCCTGGCACCTCAGATCCTTTGCGGGTTCAGCTTCATTCCCCTGGGCGATCGAATTCAGAAACGGAGCACCTGCCTTGAATCCCCAGGAGAAAAAGAAATATCTTCCGCTCGGCACACAGGAATTGAAATTCATGCTGGTCACCTCATTAGCTTTCGGGATTAAAGGATTTAACCACACGATGTTCGTGGAAAGGAGCCACTGGTATGGCTCTCCATTGGCTGAAGAAGGGACGATTCAGGAAGGGTACGAGCTGATCAAGAACTTTAATCTACTCCAGGAAAAAATAAATTTAAAGACTCTGGAGAATCTGTCGCAGATAAGTCTCTTAAATTATGATCCTTATCTTTATTTGAGCCAGGTGAAAAATCAGACGCTTTTTCCTTATCTGAATTCTCTGGTCTGGAAAACTCACTTCGGTTTAGGGCAGAGTCTCAGAGAACTGAAGTATGATTTCGCAATTTCCAGTCCTGAACAGGCGAAAAAGCTGGAGAAGTGTAGGGTGCTTTTAGTGCCTGTGGCGGAGTTCATGGATTCGAAGGCTCAAGCTTTCCTCCTAGAGGAAGCAAGGAACGGTAAGAGTCTGGTTCTTTATGGTCTTTTGCCCAGATATGACCGGGACCTTAAAAAGTGTGAACTTTTATCTCGTGGTCTTAAGATCAAGACAGCTCAGCTCTCATCAGTGGAGAAAATCCAGACCTCGAAAGAAGAATTCACCTCACAGATCTACGGGTTTATCAGGTCCCATTCTAAGAATTATCAGGTTATAGCACGGGCAGGCAGGAGAATCGTTGGGGTCAGAGGAAAACTTGGAAAAGGGAAGGTTTACCTGTTAACTTTTGACCTTTCCTCTTCAGCCTGTCGCGAGAAGGCGGGATTCCTGGAGAGCATTCTGCAGGAGTCAGGGATTACAAGATTTGTGAATTCCTCAGACCCTGACCTGGAGATGATAATTCAGAAAAATGAGAAAGTGACCCTGCTCTATTTGATCAGCCCAGGGGTGCCTTTCTCCCCGGAGAAGGAGGGATTTAAGAAAAACGTAATCCTGCAGATAGATTGTAGTAAAATAGGGGTCAAGGGTAAAAAGATTGTCCTGACCGAGCTTTTAGACGGTCAGACAATCAAAACTAATTCTGATGAATTAAAAAAGGGGATTTTGGTAGAACTCGGAAAACTGGAGAGCCATATCTATTTAGTTGAAGGAGCTAAAGGGAAGTGATCTCTATTCTTGGCCATTAGTGAAAGCAACCAGCACAAGATAGTTTCTAAGCCCCTCGTGCTCTCCTGGCTTTCATCCAGGATTTACTTGCCTCTTAGTTTGAGTCAATAGACCGATAGAAGAAATTTCTAATCTTGTTATTCTTTTTTTGACCCGGGTTGAATGAGGATAAATCTCTGATTTTTTCCTCTTTTAATGGCAAGCAGAATCTGTTTTTGTCCCTTTACTTTTTCCAGGGATTTTTTGAAATCATCCAGAGTCGAAATCTTCATATCCTCAACTTTTTTGATCACATCTCCTTCTGAAAGCTCTCCCTGGCTGGCCGGACTTCCCACCTCCACAAAAGAAACCAAAACCCCTTCCTTGTCTTCCAGCATATAATCCCGATATATCCCATCAGTTATCTCTTTGACTGTAAAACCTAAGTCGGTCTCATACTCTTCAGGCTTAACCTTAGGTTGAAGCGCTATTTTAGCCCTGAGGTCAAGGAGCTCTTCTTTTCGCTTAATTCTCAAAGAGACGTTTTGCCCGACCGGGCTTTCGCTCACCAGAAGAGAGAACCTGTTTAAATCCTCTTCTTTTTCCGCAGAAACCTTTTCCCCTTGATATTCCAGAATTATGTCTCCAGGTAAAAAACCAGCTTCTTGCGCCGGAGAATTCGGCTCGACATCACTAACCAGTATCCCCTTCAAGCTCTCATCTCCAAAGTATTGGGCAAGCTCTCGGTTTAAAGGTTGAATCGATAACCCGAGCCAGCCTCTTTCGATTATGCCTGAGGATAATAATTTATCTTTGATCTCCAGGGCAGTGTTGATCGGGATGGTAAATCCCTGGCCTCGCCCTAATCCGATTGAGTTTATCCCTATAACTTCCCCTTTCAAATTCACCAGGGGACCCCCGGAGGAACCGGGGTCAACGGCTGCATCAGTCTGGATAAAATCGCTTATCAACCTGGATTCCTCTGGCAGAAAAGGTATCACCCTTCCCTTTCCACTGACTATACCGAAGGAGACTGTACGGTCAAACCCGAAAGGATTCCCCACTGCGATCACCCATTCTCCCACCTCGATTTTATCCGAATTCCCGAATCTGGGAACAGTAAGTTTTTCCTCGGATTTTATTTTTATCAGAGCCAGGTCAGTCTGCTTATCCACCCCTATTATCTCTGCCGGATACTCTAACTTGCTGGGCAGGGTAACCCTTATGGACTGGGCTTTATCCACCACGTGCTCGTTGGTCAGGATATAACCGTTCTGGTCAACCACCAGGCCTGAGGCTAAGGATTTGAATTTAAAGCTGTCAGATTTCTTGATAACCTCTATATGGAGCACCGAGGGCTGGATCCGACTGGAAAGTGAGATAATGACCTTCTGCAGATCGTCAAATAGATTTAAAACTTTTTGATTGTCTGCAGAAATCGCTGAAGAAAATTGGAACAGAACAAGCATCAGGGTAGTAATAAAAATGTAGATTTTTCTCATCTTAGATCGCTCCTTAGTTAGGGAAAATAACATATCTATATAGCAGAATTTAAAATTAAGGTCAAGGAAAAAATAAGATGCAACATTTTTAACTCAGATTCGTATAATTTTTGACCTTTCTTAAAAGAAATAGATAAGTCTCGATGATTTAATAAGATATGATAAGATTAAGATAAAGAGAAGGGTGTATTCAAAGATTATTTTGCTGTAATCGCAATATAATAATGTCCTGTTTTAGCAAAGTAGAAATGTCCTATTTTGAGATTGCCACAATATCTTACTTTAAAGGAGGATATTATGGCAGGAAAGGACATGATCAGGATGAGTCAAGAGGAGATAAG
This window contains:
- a CDS encoding beta-galactosidase, which produces MLSLLKNTVLIGKEEYRLNSAEIHYFRVSKKYWSVCFERIKKAGFKIISTPIPWNLHEISTGEFDFNGETDSRTDLAVFLELAREFGFKVILKIGPYIGAEWENGGYPDFVLKNQDLLAKDPQGNVVSISELKEFPKIALPSFGHPSFKNHYKRYINALNEVLKHYIYPKGPVIVIQLGRKTSLNFFADPFQLDYNSYIIQSRYPAFLKEKYKEIKKLKSAYQIKSKNYEEVQPPKYPEIKKPAELLRSLDWIDFKRGLISDYLLNLKEIITSSQVSPIFFTDIFWEDGLSSSSEWPSLQKENIFGGVEVDWFKDYAEYSWHLRSFAGSASFPWAIEFRNGAPALNPQEKKKYLPLGTQELKFMLVTSLAFGIKGFNHTMFVERSHWYGSPLAEEGTIQEGYELIKNFNLLQEKINLKTLENLSQISLLNYDPYLYLSQVKNQTLFPYLNSLVWKTHFGLGQSLRELKYDFAISSPEQAKKLEKCRVLLVPVAEFMDSKAQAFLLEEARNGKSLVLYGLLPRYDRDLKKCELLSRGLKIKTAQLSSVEKIQTSKEEFTSQIYGFIRSHSKNYQVIARAGRRIVGVRGKLGKGKVYLLTFDLSSSACREKAGFLESILQESGITRFVNSSDPDLEMIIQKNEKVTLLYLISPGVPFSPEKEGFKKNVILQIDCSKIGVKGKKIVLTELLDGQTIKTNSDELKKGILVELGKLESHIYLVEGAKGK
- a CDS encoding trypsin-like peptidase domain-containing protein; amino-acid sequence: MRKIYIFITTLMLVLFQFSSAISADNQKVLNLFDDLQKVIISLSSRIQPSVLHIEVIKKSDSFKFKSLASGLVVDQNGYILTNEHVVDKAQSIRVTLPSKLEYPAEIIGVDKQTDLALIKIKSEEKLTVPRFGNSDKIEVGEWVIAVGNPFGFDRTVSFGIVSGKGRVIPFLPEESRLISDFIQTDAAVDPGSSGGPLVNLKGEVIGINSIGLGRGQGFTIPINTALEIKDKLLSSGIIERGWLGLSIQPLNRELAQYFGDESLKGILVSDVEPNSPAQEAGFLPGDIILEYQGEKVSAEKEEDLNRFSLLVSESPVGQNVSLRIKRKEELLDLRAKIALQPKVKPEEYETDLGFTVKEITDGIYRDYMLEDKEGVLVSFVEVGSPASQGELSEGDVIKKVEDMKISTLDDFKKSLEKVKGQKQILLAIKRGKNQRFILIQPGSKKE